A genomic region of Venturia canescens isolate UGA chromosome 7, ASM1945775v1, whole genome shotgun sequence contains the following coding sequences:
- the LOC122413003 gene encoding kin of IRRE-like protein 3, which yields MQKDSNPLVIAALMLVVNFSLCLGQQRFSETPPIYHEVSTGEDVKLRCKVLDKRGQCIWQKDRKPVGMHPDKYEWAGDRNTDCTLLIRRASLDFDDGFWECQVTSGDFTRQDALTSLPSRLLVRVKPRQPRLEYGGTGLSGALTLREGQEVTISCVSRYGNPPAVIKWFIGGDEVESLREQTNATEVDNPKTWAAHSLLRIRGQRENHGLPIRCLSLHPTSPLPAIAECRLDIHYTPEVRIETSPRVLPGGLEDSSSFMSIKCIADANPPATIKWYKDSLAINELDSFEQSGHNRTHRNGSFVGSEVRFEPVKREDVGLYTCKAFNVMGESPPANYRLDVQYGPRLVVNENNLNTTLGETEVVAMLGTSVEPFVCAEFEANPNPNYRWTHNRGGIPEMIENPLSEKLGGRHLRIENIVWSDEGEYRCVAYNVINGVRREMPSDARFLLHVSGPPEIQTRPSTSDNDFYESLGWLGEPVHRLKSRFCSRPPPRLVAWQWGSSHLRAGESINPKYEALPLEPITENKVVTNCYWAKLEIRDLQKEDARTYTLLIESEKGQDSTNIKLNIRDPTEIRVIAIAAAVGLLFIVILVTVGVYSILRLKHRKYEKDEEEEEGSIAADAFYTTPSPLDRQKAPTPSKTYTRKLQQPDGGLAVMYDYDQMAKQPRTMSPEALKVRRAPAVLQAPTIV from the exons ATGCAAAAAGATTCCAATCCCCTCGTCATCGCCGCGCTCATGCTTGttgtcaatttttctttgtgccTCGGTCAACAACGCTTCTCCGAAACACCACCGATTTATCACGAAGTTTCTACCGGCGAAGACGTCAAACTCAGATGCAAAGTTCTCGACAAACGCGGACAGTGCATCTGGCAAAAAGATCGAAAACCCGTTGGCATGCACCCGGACAAGTACGAATGGGCCGGCGATCGCAACACCGATTGCACACTTCTCATTAGACGTGCATCTCTTGATTTCGACGACGGTTTCTGGGAATGTCAAGTCACATCTGGCGATTTTACCCGACAGGATGCTCTCACCTCGCTGCCCTCGAGGCTCCTCGTTAGAG TTAAACCGAGACAGCCGCGTTTGGAATATGGCGGAACCGGTCTATCCGGAGCTCTAACGTTGAGGGAGGGTCAGGAAGTCACGATATCCTGTGTATCAAGATACGGGAATCCCCCAGCAGTGATCAAATG GTTCATCGGTGGCGACGAGGTTGAATCTCTGCGGGAACAGACGAACGCAACGGAGGTCGACAATCCCAAGACCTGGGCAGCCCACAGTCTTCTGAGAATTCGTGGACAGCGAGAGAACCATGGTCTACCGATCAGGTGTCTCAGTCTACATCCGACGAGTCCATTACCTGCTATCGCTGAGTGTCGTCTCGATATACATT aCACACCGGAAGTCAGAATAGAAACGAGCCCTCGGGTTTTGCCAGGTGGGCTCGAGGATTCTTCGAGTTTTATGAGCATAAAATGCATCGCTGATGCTAATCCACCGGCCACTATAAAATGGTACAAGGACTCTTTGGCAATAAACGAGCTCGATAGCTTCGAACAATCGGGCCATAATCGAACCCATCGTAATGGCAGTTTCGTGGGATCGGAAGTCAGATTCGAACCAGTCAAGAGAGAAGACGTCGGACTTTATACTTGCAAAGCGTTCAATGTTATGGGCGAGAGTCCCCCAGCGAATTACAGGCTCGACGTTCAAT ACGGACCGCGACTTGTGGTGAACGAGAATAATTTAAACACGACATTGGGAGAGACCGAAGTAGTGGCGATGCTCGGAACGAGCGTCGAGCCTTTCGTTTGCGCCGAATTCGAGGCGAATCCAAATCCGAATTACAGATGGACTCATAACCGGGGTGGGATACCggaaatgattgaaaatccACTCAGCGAGAAACTCGGCGGACGTCATTTACGTATCGAGAACATTGTTTGGTCCGACGAGGGTGAATACCGTTGCGTTGCTTACAACGTTATAAATGGTGTGCGACGGGAAATGCCGAGTGACGCACGATTTTTACTCCACGTATCGGGACCACCGGAGATACAAACGAGACCATCCACCAGCGATAACGATTTCTACGAATCTCTCGGCTGGCTCGGGGAACCTGTTCATCGCTTAAAATCGCGCTTCTGCTCGAGACCACCGCCGAGACTCGTCGCATGGCAATGGGGCAGCTCTCATCTTCGAGCAG GTGAGAGTATCAATCCAAAATACGAGGCTCTGCCGTTGGAACCGATAACCGAGAACAAAGTAGTGACCAATTGTTATTGGGCGAAATTGGAAATAAGAGATTTGCAGAAGGAGGACGCGAGAACGTACACGTTGTTGATAGAAAGTGAAAAAGGCCAGGACTCGACGAATATTAAACTGAATATACGAGACCCGACGGAAATTCGTGTTATTGCGATCGCCGCAGCCGTTGGTTTGCTCTTCATTGTTATACTCGTGACAGTTGGTGTGTACTCGATATTGAGGCTGAAGCATCGTAAATACGAGAAAGacgaagaggaggaagaaggcAGTATCGCTGCTGACGCTTTTTACACAACACCTTCGCCCTTGGATCGACAGAAGGCACCGACACCGAGTAAAACGTACACGCGAAAGCTGCAGCAACCGGACGGTGGTCTCGCCGTTATGTATGATTATGATCAAATGGCCAAACAGCCACGAACTATGAGCCCCGAAGCTCTCAAGGTCAGGAGGGCACCGGCTGTCCTCCAAGCTCCTACtattgtttaa
- the LOC122413564 gene encoding probable U3 small nucleolar RNA-associated protein 11: protein MSSWKKAAKTGQKTHRERHQPESRKHLGLLEKKKDYVLRAKDYNDKQATLKLLRRRALNKNPDEFHFHMINSKVENGIHREKEKEEEHTESQLKLMETQDLKYVAYKRNLEAKKVEKMQSRLHMIDAVNDIPNKHLFFVDNAKEAKNFDLATKLDTHPALLGRRTNRPRLSKLKEMRLPEIDDRTLATLEQQKHMAYKELDKRIERERELTIVQQKLEIRRALKEKVATKPKKIRDGSNHNAPLYKWKFQRKR from the coding sequence atgtcTTCATGGAAAAAGGCAGCGAAAACGGGTCAGAAGACTCACCGGGAGCGTCACCAGCCAGAGTCAAGAAAGCATCTGGGTTTgttggagaaaaagaaagattaCGTGCTGAGAGCAAAAGACTACAATGACAAGCAAGCGACTCTGAAGCTCCTGAGGCGCAGGGCATTGAACAAAAACCCTGACGAGTTTCATTTTCACATGATAAACTCGAAAGTGGAAAATGGGATtcacagagagaaagagaaggaagagGAACACACGGAGAGTCAATTGAAACTGATGGAAACTCAAGATCTCAAGTACGTTGCTTACAAGAGAAACTTGGAAGcaaaaaaggttgaaaaaatgcaaagtCGACTCCACATGATCGACGCTGTCAACGATATCCCCAACAAACACTTGTTCTTTGTCGACAATGCGAAAGAAGCCAAAAATTTCGATCTTGCTACAAAACTCGACACTCATCCGGCTCTCTTAGGACGAAGGACGAACAGACCACGATTGAGCAAGTTGAAAGAAATGAGATTACCCGAAATCGACGATCGCACTCTTGCCACATTAGAGCAACAAAAACACATGGCTTACAAAGAATTGGACAAGAGGATCGAACGCGAACGTGAGCTGACGATTGTTCAACAAAAACTGGAAATTCGACGAGCTCTCAAGGAAAAGGTCGCGACGAAACccaaaaaaatacgtgatggTAGCAATCACAACGCACCTCTGTATAAATGGAAATTCCAGAGGAAGCGATAA